A genomic stretch from Candidatus Binatia bacterium includes:
- a CDS encoding APC family permease, giving the protein MKSGSLSFVEVLATSIALIGPSMTPILIAPYMYALAGNATWLAYVFGGTMLIFVALCVNQFARRSSAAGSMYGYVANHLGPTVGAIGGWTLLWAYGFVATAVLGAMALFVERLFAGIGIELPAALVVAVLAVIAWQAAYRGVQVSAILMLVLELISVTIICLLVGIVLHAHGPSLDVKQVKLVGGFPGGIGLAIAFAVFSFVGFESATAFGAEAKAPLVTIPRAVIGSVIFAAAFFVLATYAEIVGLSHAGKPLDKEDFPLQTLVDFYGLGYLAIPITIGAICSAFSVCLACITTAGRIAYAMAEAGVLPPIFARIEPKHDTPNVAVTVVTATTLAVALVALAFGVKPIDVFNNCGTLSSFGFILIYVLIAVAAFVYSKQMGNMRAIDAGVSIVAALLLVLTAVTLFYPVPAAPQRWFGYFFVAFVAAGWGWFRLRRATG; this is encoded by the coding sequence ATGAAGAGCGGCTCGCTTTCGTTCGTTGAGGTGCTCGCTACCTCGATCGCGCTGATCGGGCCGAGCATGACGCCGATCCTCATCGCGCCGTACATGTATGCGCTTGCCGGTAACGCGACGTGGCTCGCCTACGTCTTCGGCGGCACGATGCTGATCTTCGTCGCGCTCTGCGTCAACCAGTTCGCCCGGCGCTCGAGCGCGGCCGGTTCGATGTACGGCTACGTCGCCAATCATCTCGGGCCGACAGTCGGCGCTATCGGCGGATGGACGCTGCTCTGGGCGTACGGTTTTGTCGCCACCGCGGTTCTCGGCGCGATGGCGCTCTTCGTCGAGCGGCTCTTCGCCGGAATCGGCATCGAACTGCCGGCCGCGCTCGTCGTGGCCGTGCTCGCCGTCATCGCGTGGCAGGCCGCGTATCGCGGCGTGCAAGTCTCCGCGATCCTCATGCTCGTGCTCGAGCTAATCTCGGTCACCATCATCTGCCTGCTGGTCGGGATCGTGCTCCACGCGCACGGGCCGTCGCTCGACGTGAAGCAAGTGAAGCTCGTCGGCGGCTTCCCGGGCGGCATCGGGCTCGCGATCGCGTTTGCGGTATTCAGTTTCGTCGGCTTCGAGAGCGCGACGGCGTTCGGCGCCGAGGCGAAGGCGCCGCTCGTGACGATTCCGCGCGCGGTGATCGGCAGCGTAATTTTTGCGGCGGCGTTCTTCGTGCTCGCGACGTATGCGGAGATCGTCGGGCTCTCGCACGCCGGAAAACCGCTCGACAAAGAGGACTTCCCGCTGCAGACGCTCGTGGATTTCTACGGGCTCGGCTACCTGGCGATCCCGATCACGATCGGCGCGATCTGCAGCGCCTTCTCGGTCTGCCTCGCCTGCATCACTACGGCGGGCCGCATCGCCTACGCGATGGCCGAGGCCGGCGTGCTGCCGCCGATCTTCGCGCGCATCGAGCCGAAACACGACACGCCGAACGTCGCGGTGACGGTCGTCACCGCGACGACGCTCGCGGTCGCGCTCGTCGCGCTCGCGTTCGGGGTGAAGCCGATCGACGTCTTCAACAATTGCGGCACGCTCAGCTCGTTCGGCTTCATCTTGATCTACGTGCTGATCGCGGTCGCCGCGTTCGTCTACTCGAAGCAGATGGGGAACATGCGCGCGATCGATGCCGGCGTCTCGATCGTCGCGGCGCTGCTGCTCGTGCTGACCGCGGTGACGCTCTTCTATCCGGTGCCGGCGGCGCCGCAGCGGTGGTTCGGTTACTTCTTCGTTGCGTTCGTCGCGGCGGGGTGGGGCTGGTTTCGGCTCAGGAGGGCCACCGGCTGA
- a CDS encoding CoA-acylating methylmalonate-semialdehyde dehydrogenase, with product MTTLQVHDKATREVIGEVAVARSDEANRVVERARTAFETWSRVPVVERARMLFRYADALERRREDLALSVSRENGKTIADARGEVRRGIEAVEFACGMPSLMMGDSLQDVARGVDSMTMRHPLGVCAGITPFNFPAMIPLWMFPIAIAAGNAFVLKPSPQTPLTSEMLFEVARESGFPDGVLNVVHGGVETAELLIDHPGVAAVSFVGSSNAARAVQERAVRAHKRVQALGGAKNYLIVMPDAVNAATCDAIMGSAFGGAGQRCLAGSVVVAVGDAGDAFAPMLVDAASKLRMGRGADEGVEMGPVVSADAIARIDGYVERARKAGVRVLLEPRAVPSGGWFSAPVIFDHVDPQSELARDEIFGPVLAIVRASSLDEAIAIANASRYGNASSIFTRDGRSAREFASRIEVGMVGINIGVAAPMSFFPFGGVKDSIFGDLRCHGKDAVAFYTQQRVVISRWPS from the coding sequence ATGACGACTCTGCAAGTACACGACAAAGCGACGCGCGAGGTGATCGGCGAGGTCGCCGTCGCCCGCAGCGACGAGGCCAACCGCGTCGTCGAGCGCGCTCGAACGGCCTTCGAAACGTGGTCGCGCGTCCCGGTGGTCGAGCGCGCGCGCATGCTCTTCCGCTACGCCGACGCGCTCGAGCGGCGGCGCGAGGATCTCGCGCTCTCGGTCTCGCGCGAGAACGGCAAGACGATCGCCGACGCGCGCGGCGAGGTGCGGCGCGGCATCGAGGCCGTCGAGTTCGCTTGCGGGATGCCCTCGCTGATGATGGGCGACTCGCTCCAAGACGTCGCCCGCGGCGTCGATTCGATGACGATGCGCCATCCGCTCGGCGTCTGCGCCGGCATCACGCCCTTCAATTTCCCCGCGATGATACCGCTGTGGATGTTTCCGATCGCGATCGCCGCCGGGAACGCGTTCGTGCTCAAACCGTCGCCGCAGACGCCGCTGACGTCGGAGATGCTCTTCGAGGTCGCGCGCGAGAGCGGCTTTCCCGACGGCGTGCTCAACGTCGTCCACGGCGGCGTCGAGACGGCGGAGCTGCTGATCGATCATCCCGGCGTTGCGGCCGTTTCGTTCGTCGGCTCGTCGAACGCGGCGCGCGCGGTGCAAGAGCGCGCCGTGCGCGCTCACAAGCGCGTTCAGGCGCTGGGCGGCGCGAAGAACTACCTGATCGTCATGCCCGACGCGGTGAACGCCGCGACGTGCGACGCCATCATGGGTTCCGCGTTCGGCGGCGCGGGCCAGCGCTGCTTGGCGGGCTCGGTCGTCGTCGCCGTCGGCGATGCCGGCGATGCGTTCGCGCCGATGCTCGTGGACGCGGCGTCGAAACTGCGGATGGGCCGCGGTGCCGACGAGGGCGTCGAGATGGGGCCGGTCGTCAGCGCCGACGCGATCGCGCGGATAGACGGCTACGTCGAGCGCGCGCGCAAAGCCGGCGTGCGCGTCTTGCTCGAGCCTCGCGCGGTTCCGAGCGGCGGCTGGTTCTCCGCGCCGGTGATCTTCGACCACGTCGACCCGCAAAGCGAGCTCGCGCGCGACGAGATCTTCGGGCCCGTTCTTGCAATCGTGCGCGCATCGTCGCTCGACGAGGCGATCGCGATCGCGAACGCCTCGCGCTACGGCAACGCGTCGTCCATCTTCACGCGCGACGGCCGCAGCGCTCGCGAATTTGCGTCGCGGATTGAGGTCGGCATGGTCGGGATCAACATCGGGGTCGCGGCGCCGATGTCGTTCTTCCCGTTCGGCGGCGTGAAGGACTCGATCTTCGGCGACCTGCGCTGCCACGGCAAGGATGCCGTCGCGTTCTACACGCAGCAGCGCGTCGTGATCAGCCGGTGGCCCTCCTGA